TCGTCGCAGCAGCTGTACGCCGCTTCTCGGAGGTGGCGGCCGCCCCCGACGTGCTCATGAGCGGAATATTGACCACCGGACGAGACACAGACGGCCGAAGCTTCGACGTACCGTTCCTTCCGTTCACCCTTGAAGGCGTCGAGGTCCGGCCAGACCTCCAGGTGCCCACCGTCGGCGCCGACCAAGAGTCGGTCGCGAGCCGATGAGCGAGCGCGAGAGCGGCCTGCCCGGCCGCGGCATGAACCTCCGCGAGCTCGAGTGCTTCCTGGCGGTGGTCGACCACGGCGGGATCACGCGCGCGGCCTCCGCGCTCTATCTCGCCCAGCCGTCGCTCTCCCAGATCATTCGCCGCTTGGAGGCCGATCTCGGCATTGATCTGTTCCGGAGGGTCGGGAGAGGGCTCGTGCTCTCCCCTGCAGGCGAAGCATTTGTCGGCCCGGCGCGGCAGGTGCTGCGCGACATGGCGAACGCCCGCAGCGTGGCGGCGGGCTACCGCGGCTTGGAGGGCGGCCGGGTGGACCTCGCGATCTCGGCCTCCCTGACCTCGAGCTTCCTCGCCGCCTGGGTCGGCGACTTCCGTCGTAAGCACCCCAAGATCGCACTGCGCCTGACCCAGCACGACGGCGACACAGACGAGATCGCGACGCTGATCCGGTCGGGTGCCGCCGAGCTGGCCTACACCGTCGGCCCCATATCGCGCCAAGGCATCGAGTGCCGCCACATCGGGCAGGGCGAGATCTTGCTCGCCCTGCCGCTGGGATGGGGCGACGACCTCCCCGACCCGGTCCCGGTCGAGATGCTCGCCGGTCTACCGTTCGTCGTCGATCGTGGCTTCGGCCAGAGATACCTCGCTACGATCCGGGACACGCACGGGATAGAGCCGGACATCGTCGTCGACATCAGCGAGTCCGGAGACCTGCTGCCGCTGCTGGCGGCCGGCGCCGGAGCGGCGCTGCTGCCCATGCGTCAAGCGATGGAGGCCCGGCGTCGCGGCGCCACGCTGCGGATGCTCGACCCTGCGCCCGCACGCGACATCTACGCCATCACCCCGACGTCGCCGCTGACCCCACAGACCCAGGCGTTCCTCGACCTGAGTATCGGCAACCTGGAGCACTGGCACCGGGCCGTCGGCGAACGAACGGCGAGAGGTATGCCGCTGCTCGACGCAGCGGTCGACGCCGACAACGTGATCGAGTCGGCCTACCAACGACTCCACGGCAACTGGCACAGCGGACGGGAGTCGGAATGACGCAGTCGCTGTGCCGTGGGGAGCATAGGTGAGCCGGCGTCGATGGCCGTCGTTCGTCTATGAGGCCGGGGACGAGCCGGACTACCGGTTCAGCTTCGCCAACGAACGGACCTTCCTCGCCTGGGTCCGTACGGCGCTCGCGCTGCTCGCAGCCGGGGTGGCCGTCGACGCCGTGGACCTCTCCATCCACCCCGACGCACAACGCCTGCTCGCTCTGACACTCGTCCTGCTCAGCATGGCGAGCGCAGCCGCAGCCTGGATTCGCTGGAGTCGTGCCGAACGCGCAATGCGACACCGTCGGCCGCTGCCTGCGTTCGGGTACGGCGCGCTCCTCACCATTGCGCTCCTGCTGGCCGGTCTCATCGTCGCCGCCGCGGTCCAGTGAGCGGCGACCCTCCGAGCAGGCCTGGCGGCTTCGGCCGTCCGCCGTCAGCACCGGTCGACCGTGGCGCGGCCGCCGAGCGGACCGAGCTGGCCTGGCAGCGCACGTCACTCTCGGTCGCAACCGCCGCGGCCGTGCTCGCCCGACTCTCCTTCGACCGGACCGGTGTGGCAGGCGTGGTCGTGCTCGCCGCCGCCTCCGTACTCAGCCTCTGGGTCTTTGCAGCCAGTAGGCGCCGACGGCGCCCCATCGAGTCCAGAACGACCGACGATGTCGCAGAACGACAGAGCGGCCGGGCGACCGCCTTCCTCTCCGTCGCGATCATTGCCATGACGGCCATCGAGCTGGGCGGGATGCTCCGATGAACCGTCCCGAATCTGATGGCGGCGCTCGTAGTGGATGACTCAGTGACCTGGCTGGCTGCCACACCGAGGTGGAACCCGAGGACATGAAAGAACCCCGCCGAACCATAAACAACCTGGTCAGACGGGGTTTTCGGGATGGTGCGTGATACTGGGTTCGAACCAGTGACCCCCTCGGTGTGAACGAGGTGCGCTACCGCTGCGCCAATCACGCGTTGCGGGTCAAACATTAGCGCACCCGTCCGTCGGACCCACATTCGGGACTCGTCAGACCGTAGGCTCACGGCCATCAGCAGGACACATGAGGGTCGACCGAAGGAGCCAGGATGCTCGCCTACGAACGCACCGGTAGCGGCGAGCCGCTGCTCCTGATCCATGGCATCGCACACCGCCGGCAGGCATGGGACCCCATCGTCGCGCGCCTGGCTGACGAGTTCGACGTGGTCACCGTCGACCTGCCGGGTCACGGTGAGTCGCCGTCGTTCGACCTGAAGGGACGTACGGTGCGGGAGGCTGTGACCGATGAGCTGAACGCGCTCCGGGTCGAGCTGCGCATCGAGCAGCCGCACGTCGTCGGCAACAGCCTGGGCGGACTGCTCGCCCTCGAGATGGCCGACGCGGGGCACGCGCGGTCGGTGACCGCACTCTCCCCGGCGGGATTCTGGCTGGGCAAGGCCGACTATCTCTACATCCGTGGCCTGTTCGCCGGCGTCCAGGCCATGGCCAGGCCGCTGGCTCCGGTGGCGGGCACCGTGCTCCACAACGACATCGCGCGCACGCTCGCGTTCGCCTGGGTGGCCGCCCATCCGGATCGGCTCGACCCCGACGCGGCAGCCGACGACACCGCCAACATGGTCGCTTCCCGGAAGGCGATCCGGACGTTCTTCAGCGCCGCCTACCGCTATCCCGGTGCGATCAACCCCGACGTACCCACCACCATCGCCTGGGCCACCCGCGACCTCACGCTGCTGCCCTACCAGGCGATCGAGGCGCGGCGGCGGGTGCCGCACGCGACGCACCGGTGGCTGCCCGGCTGCGGCCACATGCCGATGAGCGACGACCCCGACCTGGTGGCCGACGTCATCCGCGAGACGACGCGCACCCCGCGGCCCGCGCCCAGCACGGTCTAGGACCCGAGGATCCCGCGCGGGTCGAAGGCGACCCGGATCTCGCTGATCACACCGCCTTCGACGCGCATCCAGTTGGCCGTGGGCGCAGGCTCGGCAACGGTCGTGTGCAAGTCGAACCAGGTGATCACGCTCGACTCCGAAGCCAGCCGCTCCCTCACCTCGATCCGGTCGAGCACCTTCGCCATGCCCTCCAGACCGGCGACGCACTCCTCAGCCCCGTCGATGACGGCGAGCGGGCCGGCGAAGGTCACGTCATCGGCGACGAGCGTGCGCAGGCGGGTGAAGTCGCGCTCCTGCCAGGCGGTGAAGTAGGCCTCGGCGAGGTCGGCTGCGTTCATGGGGTCTCCTTGGATCGGTCTGGGCTCTCAACAGACAGCCTGACCTCAGAGCACCGAACACTCAAACA
The sequence above is drawn from the Nocardioides albertanoniae genome and encodes:
- a CDS encoding nuclear transport factor 2 family protein: MNAADLAEAYFTAWQERDFTRLRTLVADDVTFAGPLAVIDGAEECVAGLEGMAKVLDRIEVRERLASESSVITWFDLHTTVAEPAPTANWMRVEGGVISEIRVAFDPRGILGS
- a CDS encoding YidH family protein, which gives rise to MSRRRWPSFVYEAGDEPDYRFSFANERTFLAWVRTALALLAAGVAVDAVDLSIHPDAQRLLALTLVLLSMASAAAAWIRWSRAERAMRHRRPLPAFGYGALLTIALLLAGLIVAAAVQ
- a CDS encoding alpha/beta fold hydrolase, encoding MLAYERTGSGEPLLLIHGIAHRRQAWDPIVARLADEFDVVTVDLPGHGESPSFDLKGRTVREAVTDELNALRVELRIEQPHVVGNSLGGLLALEMADAGHARSVTALSPAGFWLGKADYLYIRGLFAGVQAMARPLAPVAGTVLHNDIARTLAFAWVAAHPDRLDPDAAADDTANMVASRKAIRTFFSAAYRYPGAINPDVPTTIAWATRDLTLLPYQAIEARRRVPHATHRWLPGCGHMPMSDDPDLVADVIRETTRTPRPAPSTV
- a CDS encoding LysR family transcriptional regulator, giving the protein MSERESGLPGRGMNLRELECFLAVVDHGGITRAASALYLAQPSLSQIIRRLEADLGIDLFRRVGRGLVLSPAGEAFVGPARQVLRDMANARSVAAGYRGLEGGRVDLAISASLTSSFLAAWVGDFRRKHPKIALRLTQHDGDTDEIATLIRSGAAELAYTVGPISRQGIECRHIGQGEILLALPLGWGDDLPDPVPVEMLAGLPFVVDRGFGQRYLATIRDTHGIEPDIVVDISESGDLLPLLAAGAGAALLPMRQAMEARRRGATLRMLDPAPARDIYAITPTSPLTPQTQAFLDLSIGNLEHWHRAVGERTARGMPLLDAAVDADNVIESAYQRLHGNWHSGRESE
- a CDS encoding DUF202 domain-containing protein, translating into MSGDPPSRPGGFGRPPSAPVDRGAAAERTELAWQRTSLSVATAAAVLARLSFDRTGVAGVVVLAAASVLSLWVFAASRRRRRPIESRTTDDVAERQSGRATAFLSVAIIAMTAIELGGMLR